A stretch of Desulfurivibrio alkaliphilus AHT 2 DNA encodes these proteins:
- a CDS encoding pilus assembly protein TadG-related protein — MTVRRQGGSITVSSVILLLLLLLLMALTLDLGRLALQRQQLAGIADAAALAAASAYAASGDFSAAVSAAQEAAARNGYDGDLTAEADAVQAILAVSQDGRWEFFAGPPPFNAILVTAQREVPFSLVIGGMIPDNRITLFRQAVAQQEEVAAGLLVGSFLAGIDSQQSALLNSLLTSLLGHDSQLNLDVAAYGGLATARVSLADLVAEAAVGTPTELLGLQLTLGQWLGQLAAIFNRQGETALAVSLTQLAAGVAPPGLEVQLQDLLTLSLEDELAALGVELPLLDLIVAMGLAANRDHLLSVELAPALLSQLGLAELALELKILEPPRWAIGPPLRHPDTGAWLTRAENAQLDLALHTRLLGDSGLLGGLLSLLGAGIAVELDLWLQAAAAEAALTELLRPTPSYPMARATVEAESQVARLGIGRWENGNLLPSTLLDVNLPLLGQICVEAKADVSLGDPAQELYFVSLNETARIGTSPEPALAHALSTLLNQTQLSSCGSGGLLTDDVLNALGGVLEPLLEDLLLELLGPLLQALGVDLGGADIMVFHLEPGTPKLLH; from the coding sequence GTGACGGTTCGGAGGCAAGGGGGCTCGATCACCGTTTCCAGTGTCATTTTGCTGCTGCTCCTGCTTTTGTTGATGGCCCTGACCCTTGATCTGGGCCGGCTTGCCTTGCAACGCCAGCAGTTGGCGGGGATCGCCGATGCGGCAGCACTGGCGGCCGCCAGCGCTTACGCCGCTTCCGGTGATTTCAGCGCCGCCGTAAGCGCTGCCCAGGAAGCGGCGGCACGCAACGGTTACGACGGTGACCTGACAGCAGAGGCTGACGCGGTGCAGGCGATCTTGGCGGTCAGCCAGGATGGCAGGTGGGAGTTTTTCGCCGGGCCGCCACCTTTCAACGCCATCTTGGTGACCGCCCAGCGGGAGGTTCCCTTCAGCCTGGTGATCGGCGGCATGATACCCGACAACCGGATCACCCTGTTCCGCCAGGCGGTGGCCCAGCAGGAAGAGGTGGCGGCGGGGCTGCTGGTGGGCAGCTTTCTGGCCGGCATCGACAGCCAGCAATCGGCGCTTCTCAACAGCCTGCTGACCTCCCTGCTGGGCCACGACAGCCAACTGAACCTCGATGTTGCGGCCTACGGCGGCCTGGCCACGGCCCGGGTCAGCCTGGCCGACCTGGTTGCCGAGGCCGCAGTGGGCACCCCCACGGAGCTGCTGGGCCTGCAATTGACCCTGGGCCAGTGGCTGGGGCAGCTGGCGGCGATTTTCAACCGGCAGGGCGAGACGGCGCTGGCTGTCAGCCTGACGCAGTTGGCCGCCGGGGTGGCGCCGCCGGGCCTGGAGGTGCAACTCCAGGACTTGCTGACGCTCAGCCTGGAGGATGAGCTGGCGGCGCTGGGGGTGGAACTGCCGCTCCTGGACCTGATTGTGGCCATGGGGTTGGCCGCCAACCGGGACCACCTGCTGTCGGTCGAACTGGCTCCCGCCCTGCTCAGCCAGCTGGGCCTGGCAGAGCTGGCCCTGGAGTTAAAGATCCTGGAGCCGCCCCGCTGGGCCATCGGGCCGCCGCTCCGCCACCCCGACACCGGTGCCTGGCTGACCCGGGCCGAAAACGCCCAGCTCGACCTGGCCCTGCACACGCGGCTGCTGGGCGACAGCGGCCTGCTGGGCGGCCTCTTGTCCCTGCTGGGCGCCGGCATCGCGGTGGAACTGGACCTCTGGCTGCAAGCCGCCGCCGCCGAAGCAGCCCTGACCGAGCTGCTCCGGCCCACCCCTTCTTACCCCATGGCCCGGGCCACCGTGGAGGCCGAGAGCCAGGTGGCGCGCCTGGGTATCGGCCGGTGGGAAAACGGCAATCTGCTGCCCTCCACTCTGCTGGACGTGAACCTGCCGCTGCTGGGCCAGATCTGTGTCGAGGCCAAAGCGGATGTTTCCCTGGGCGACCCGGCCCAGGAGTTATACTTTGTCTCGCTCAACGAGACGGCCAGAATCGGCACCTCCCCCGAACCCGCCCTGGCCCATGCCCTGAGCACCTTACTGAACCAAACCCAGTTATCTTCCTGCGGTTCCGGAGGGCTGCTGACCGATGATGTGCTCAATGCTCTGGGTGGGGTCCTGGAACCGTTGCTGGAGGACTTGCTGCTTGAGCTGCTCGGGCCATTGCTCCAGGCCTTGGGGGTGGATCTGGGCGGGGCCGATATCATGGTGTTCCACCTTGAACCCGGTACCCCCAAATTGCTGCATTGA
- a CDS encoding cytochrome c3 family protein, producing MTNRWLRWLLCCWVAAAAATAEAETAIFLAPPEGQVWQTTRTHLSVVVQWPDQAEDRPELRHNQQLQEPHGVYPTELAAAQFAHFRLELHEGLNRLELVPGGPSLEMIYRPRPAGDEAQQYRFHRRQLLPATCRQCHSEQAELWPTAPYREVGRQVCLPCHQEKLTQAWRHGPSINYQCLECHRPTSEEVTVVLPAGPVDQLCFRCHSGKEQLFKQPHVHAPVAVGDCTVCHDPHGDVRRRQLWAGGKGELCVACHGDKTALVHDPERVAGYVHGIIGGGGCTACHDPHAAGQPFLLAVEINELCLGCHTSLRGVEKGHPIGAHPVAGADDPARPGRRLSCTSCHDPHQADFPALLGGRVLGGTVCKPCHR from the coding sequence ATGACAAACAGATGGTTGAGATGGTTATTGTGCTGTTGGGTGGCCGCGGCGGCCGCCACGGCAGAAGCGGAGACGGCGATATTTCTGGCGCCGCCGGAGGGGCAGGTATGGCAGACTACGCGGACCCACCTCTCCGTAGTGGTGCAATGGCCCGATCAAGCTGAAGATCGCCCGGAACTGCGGCACAACCAGCAGTTGCAAGAGCCGCACGGGGTGTACCCAACGGAGCTCGCCGCTGCCCAATTTGCCCATTTCCGTCTGGAATTGCATGAGGGGCTGAACCGGCTGGAACTGGTGCCCGGCGGCCCCAGTCTGGAAATGATTTATCGGCCCCGGCCTGCCGGCGATGAGGCGCAGCAGTACCGTTTCCATCGCCGGCAACTGCTGCCGGCGACTTGCCGCCAGTGCCATAGCGAGCAAGCGGAACTCTGGCCCACCGCCCCTTACCGGGAAGTCGGGAGGCAGGTCTGTCTGCCCTGCCACCAGGAGAAGTTAACCCAGGCCTGGCGCCACGGTCCGTCCATCAATTACCAGTGCCTGGAGTGCCACCGACCGACGTCGGAGGAGGTTACGGTGGTGCTGCCGGCCGGGCCTGTTGACCAACTCTGTTTCCGCTGTCATAGTGGTAAAGAACAGTTGTTCAAGCAGCCTCATGTGCATGCACCGGTGGCGGTCGGTGACTGCACCGTCTGCCATGATCCCCACGGGGATGTCCGGCGGCGGCAATTGTGGGCCGGCGGCAAGGGTGAACTTTGCGTGGCCTGCCACGGGGACAAGACCGCCCTGGTCCATGATCCGGAACGGGTGGCGGGTTATGTGCACGGCATTATCGGCGGTGGCGGTTGCACGGCCTGCCACGACCCCCATGCCGCCGGGCAGCCGTTTTTATTGGCAGTGGAGATTAATGAGCTGTGCCTTGGCTGCCACACCTCCCTGCGGGGGGTGGAGAAGGGCCATCCAATCGGGGCGCACCCGGTGGCCGGTGCTGATGATCCGGCCCGGCCAGGCCGCCGGCTCTCCTGCACCAGTTGCCATGATCCCCATCAAGCCGATTTCCCGGCTCTGCTGGGTGGCAGGGTGTTGGGGGGAACGGTCTGTAAGCCATGCCATCGTTGA
- a CDS encoding tetratricopeptide repeat protein translates to MLYLLTLFGLLLGGCTFTGNNAQPFAEAPTANVVCPPRELPSETVIHLDLIAEMQQQGLYHAALAHLDALEADLGEPPPRALYLRAEALRHSGQPEAAEVLYLDLTTSCLAARGYRGLGRLAMAAGRQEEGVSHLRRAVALQPTDARFRNDLGYALLLAGQPAEALPQLRTAVELGGGERALVNQLLALLVLGRFGEAEMVADNAGLPRPALEQLRAAAAKLEAHDDR, encoded by the coding sequence ATGCTCTATCTGCTTACCCTTTTTGGTCTGCTGCTGGGAGGTTGCACCTTCACCGGCAATAACGCCCAGCCTTTCGCGGAAGCGCCGACGGCAAACGTTGTCTGCCCACCCCGGGAACTACCGTCTGAAACGGTGATCCACCTCGATCTGATCGCCGAGATGCAACAGCAGGGTCTGTACCATGCCGCCCTGGCCCATCTGGATGCCCTGGAGGCCGACTTGGGCGAACCGCCGCCCCGGGCCCTCTATCTGCGGGCCGAAGCCTTGCGTCACAGCGGACAACCGGAGGCGGCGGAGGTCCTTTACCTGGACTTGACGACCAGTTGCCTGGCGGCTCGGGGGTATCGCGGTCTGGGCCGGCTGGCCATGGCCGCCGGCCGGCAGGAAGAAGGGGTAAGCCATTTGCGCCGTGCCGTGGCGCTGCAACCCACCGATGCCAGGTTTCGCAACGATCTGGGTTATGCCCTGCTGCTGGCCGGCCAACCGGCGGAAGCCCTGCCGCAACTCCGCACGGCCGTGGAGTTGGGGGGCGGCGAGCGGGCTTTGGTGAACCAGTTGCTGGCCCTGCTGGTGCTGGGCCGGTTTGGTGAAGCCGAAATGGTGGCTGATAATGCCGGCCTGCCACGGCCGGCCCTGGAACAACTGCGAGCTGCGGCGGCAAAGTTGGAGGCCCATGATGATCGTTGA
- a CDS encoding PAS domain S-box protein yields MNFNFAWLLPVIIGLGLVLLLALAVRRRRPPRRDNPLLALQPTLPAANDEGQEPPPAAPAPPRAAPEPAAREHSPAPEPVPTGMVLAEIAIMLLSPVGDITYASPAACRLFGLAADELVGKPASRLLPPWRQGELVEELASHHPGEWETQRLIQHNKLIDVHLISRPLADDTGQPTGGRLWCLWDITQQRRQEGTLRLAGRSVDLLHEGVLISDVARGNLIVYANAAVERITGHAGEEILGRKPRFLHQTVSAHPAGAEELRQAMAERRSCHVILHQQRPDGTLFWHEISLTPLVNDQQHATHLLFLLRDVSEQFEFIQELRCREGRERTVIEQAPIAICIVDQEHRIRTVNPMLERMFGYDAEQLLQNSLFTLLPEVVWHDVVPEPPAYERRGGEFMLQNRRGEKLTVLASAVALKEPDDKPLTALFLTDITGRKRTEQALAEAKERAMVTLAAIGEGVITTNNRGVVDYLNPAAERLTGWTREDVMGMELDQVFDLRDEESRQPLSNPVERALRLDRTVNITRRALLVTNDSREFSLQITATPIHDRQQKIIGAVMVFRDVSKIRVAERRMAREAKYDELTGLRNRREFNALLNQALAAASEEGKEHVLGYLDLDKFKIINDTCGHDAGDEVLKQVAELMQAQLRNTDILARLGGDEFAILLSSCPMEAGHKIAEQIRRALEEYRFTWHGRAFELSVSIGLVQLQADSGTLDDVLKAADTACYQAKEQGRNRIQQYQPQASQGSAAGALWQDRIRQGIAENRFTLWARRSRILSSDQRLPHYYELSLTLRDDQGHYLPESSFLPMAERHQLIMDVEKWKISTLMARVATTCDPNKVYALKLATMALQVSEQLCPFILQQAERCGLNSKNIAFEINETDLTANFTRVKRLFKALKKAGFRLTIDRFGYNRGSFGHLEELAVDFLKLDAGITNSLLENHVDYILAETVSRVGQLMRLPVIATGVDDASLLAAMEEMKIDYVLGEVIDPGRPLEEIISRSTQDRVYAGSEPGKTTLPVQ; encoded by the coding sequence ATGAATTTTAATTTTGCCTGGTTGTTACCGGTTATCATCGGCCTGGGCCTGGTCCTGTTACTGGCCCTCGCCGTGCGCCGTCGCCGACCGCCCCGGAGGGATAATCCTTTGTTGGCGCTGCAACCAACTTTGCCCGCCGCCAACGACGAAGGCCAGGAGCCGCCGCCGGCCGCCCCGGCCCCACCCCGGGCCGCTCCGGAACCGGCCGCCCGGGAACACTCCCCAGCCCCGGAACCGGTCCCCACCGGCATGGTGCTGGCCGAAATCGCCATTATGCTGCTCTCTCCGGTGGGCGACATCACTTATGCCAGCCCGGCCGCCTGCCGCCTGTTCGGCCTGGCGGCAGATGAACTGGTGGGCAAGCCGGCCAGCCGTCTGCTGCCTCCCTGGCGACAGGGGGAGTTAGTCGAGGAGCTGGCGAGCCACCACCCCGGTGAATGGGAAACCCAACGTTTGATCCAACACAATAAGCTGATCGATGTTCATCTGATTTCCCGGCCGCTCGCCGACGACACCGGCCAACCCACCGGCGGTCGGCTCTGGTGCCTGTGGGATATCACCCAGCAACGGCGCCAGGAAGGAACGTTGCGCCTGGCCGGGCGCAGTGTCGATCTGCTGCACGAAGGGGTCTTGATCAGCGATGTGGCTCGCGGTAACCTCATTGTCTATGCCAATGCCGCCGTGGAACGGATTACCGGCCACGCCGGCGAAGAGATTCTCGGCCGCAAGCCGCGTTTTCTCCACCAAACCGTTTCCGCCCACCCCGCCGGGGCTGAGGAGTTACGGCAAGCCATGGCGGAACGCCGTTCCTGCCACGTGATCCTCCATCAGCAACGTCCGGATGGCACGCTTTTCTGGCATGAAATCTCTCTGACCCCGCTGGTCAACGACCAGCAACACGCCACTCATTTACTCTTTTTGTTGCGCGATGTCAGCGAGCAGTTCGAGTTTATCCAGGAATTGCGGTGCCGGGAAGGCCGGGAACGAACGGTAATCGAACAGGCGCCCATTGCTATTTGCATCGTTGACCAGGAGCATCGTATCCGCACCGTCAATCCCATGCTGGAGCGGATGTTCGGCTACGACGCCGAGCAGTTGCTCCAAAATTCACTTTTTACCCTGCTGCCTGAAGTCGTCTGGCATGATGTGGTGCCGGAGCCGCCGGCCTATGAACGGCGGGGGGGGGAATTCATGCTGCAAAACCGCCGCGGTGAAAAGCTCACCGTTCTGGCCAGTGCCGTGGCCTTGAAGGAACCGGACGACAAACCGCTCACTGCCCTTTTTCTCACTGATATCACCGGCCGCAAACGGACCGAACAGGCCTTGGCCGAGGCCAAAGAACGGGCCATGGTCACCTTGGCGGCCATCGGCGAGGGGGTGATTACCACCAATAACCGGGGCGTTGTCGATTATCTTAACCCCGCGGCTGAACGGCTGACCGGCTGGACCCGGGAAGACGTCATGGGTATGGAACTCGACCAGGTTTTTGATTTGCGGGACGAAGAAAGCCGCCAGCCGCTGAGCAACCCCGTTGAGCGGGCGTTGCGCCTGGACCGTACCGTCAACATCACCCGGCGCGCCCTGCTGGTCACCAACGACAGTCGCGAGTTCAGCCTCCAGATCACCGCCACCCCGATTCATGATCGCCAGCAGAAAATCATCGGCGCGGTGATGGTTTTTCGGGATGTTTCCAAAATCCGGGTAGCCGAACGGCGTATGGCCCGGGAAGCCAAGTACGACGAACTGACCGGCCTGCGTAACCGCCGCGAATTCAATGCCCTGCTCAACCAGGCTCTGGCGGCGGCCAGTGAGGAGGGAAAGGAGCATGTGCTGGGCTACCTGGACCTGGACAAGTTTAAGATCATCAATGACACCTGCGGTCACGATGCCGGTGATGAAGTGCTCAAACAGGTGGCGGAACTGATGCAGGCCCAACTGCGCAACACGGATATCCTGGCCCGGCTGGGCGGAGATGAATTCGCCATCCTGCTCTCTTCCTGCCCCATGGAGGCGGGCCACAAAATCGCCGAGCAAATCCGCCGCGCTCTGGAAGAGTACCGCTTCACCTGGCATGGTCGCGCTTTCGAGCTGAGCGTCAGCATCGGCCTGGTCCAGTTGCAGGCCGACAGCGGGACCCTGGACGACGTGCTGAAAGCGGCCGACACCGCCTGTTACCAGGCCAAAGAGCAAGGGCGCAACCGGATTCAGCAGTATCAACCGCAGGCCTCCCAGGGGTCGGCGGCCGGCGCTCTCTGGCAGGATCGTATCCGGCAGGGCATCGCCGAGAACCGTTTCACCCTGTGGGCCCGTCGGTCGCGTATTCTCAGCAGCGACCAGCGGCTGCCGCACTATTACGAACTCTCTTTGACCCTGCGCGACGATCAAGGCCATTATCTGCCGGAGAGCTCCTTTTTGCCCATGGCCGAGCGGCACCAGTTGATCATGGATGTCGAAAAATGGAAAATCAGCACCCTGATGGCCAGAGTGGCCACCACTTGCGACCCCAATAAGGTTTATGCGCTCAAGCTTGCCACCATGGCCCTGCAGGTCAGCGAGCAGTTGTGCCCGTTTATCCTCCAGCAGGCGGAGCGTTGCGGTCTCAACAGCAAAAATATCGCTTTTGAAATCAACGAAACGGATCTGACGGCCAACTTCACCCGGGTCAAACGGCTCTTCAAGGCCCTGAAAAAGGCCGGCTTTCGCCTGACCATCGACCGTTTCGGTTACAACCGCGGCTCATTTGGTCACCTGGAAGAACTGGCCGTTGATTTCCTCAAGCTCGATGCCGGCATCACCAACTCCCTGCTGGAGAATCACGTCGACTATATTCTGGCCGAAACCGTCAGCCGCGTCGGCCAATTAATGCGCCTGCCGGTAATTGCTACCGGGGTCGATGATGCCAGCCTGCTGGCCGCCATGGAAGAGATGAAGATCGACTACGTGCTGGGCGAGGTGATCGACCCGGGCCGCCCCCTGGAAGAAATTATCTCCCGCTCCACCCAAGACCGCGTCTATGCCGGATCCGAACCCGGCAAGACAACCTTGCCGGTCCAGTGA
- a CDS encoding sigma-54-dependent transcriptional regulator — protein MKILIIDDDQALGRSLQIQLGMQQHETRCALAAERGLSEARAFAPDLIFLDVNLPDYSGLKALSALLAGPGSPTVVVITGESDNTAVVEAMHGGAFDFLRKPLDLDEVRQVIKRVTHLRAAAPAAADQEEALTESPAPEMIGNHPAIIALHKQIGLLARSRVTVLIEGESGTGKELAARILHQAAAPEQPFVAVNCSAVVATLLESEFFGHEKGAFTGADQTKIGKLEYAAGGSIFLDEIGDMPLDLQAKLLRVLQEEEFTRVGGLETLPLKARIIAATHCDLPRLVQEGRFREDLWYRLSVSTIRLPPLRDRRSDIPLLTEVLLTRITQRLQCRRPRLSGSALRKLQAHNWPGNIRELENVLTRAVALSVDPVLVADDLQLEPPAAGRPESKEELLSLAAAEKRHVERTLAAVDWNISQAARRLAVSPTTLRKKIRDYQLQNPFTPPSS, from the coding sequence ATGAAAATCTTAATCATCGATGATGACCAGGCCCTGGGCCGTTCGCTGCAAATCCAACTGGGGATGCAGCAACACGAAACCCGCTGCGCCCTAGCCGCCGAACGGGGTTTGAGCGAAGCGCGCGCGTTTGCCCCGGACCTGATCTTTCTGGATGTCAACCTGCCCGATTACAGTGGCCTGAAGGCTTTGTCCGCCCTGCTGGCCGGCCCCGGCAGCCCGACGGTGGTGGTGATCACCGGCGAGAGTGACAACACGGCGGTGGTGGAGGCCATGCACGGAGGCGCCTTCGATTTCCTGCGCAAACCCCTGGACTTGGATGAGGTGCGGCAGGTAATTAAAAGGGTGACCCACCTGCGGGCGGCCGCGCCGGCCGCCGCCGACCAGGAGGAGGCGCTCACCGAGAGCCCGGCGCCGGAAATGATCGGCAACCATCCGGCGATCATCGCACTGCATAAACAGATCGGCCTGCTGGCCCGCAGCCGGGTTACGGTGCTGATCGAAGGAGAGTCCGGTACCGGCAAGGAACTGGCGGCCCGTATCCTGCATCAGGCGGCCGCACCCGAGCAGCCTTTTGTGGCGGTCAACTGTTCGGCGGTGGTGGCCACCCTGCTGGAGAGCGAATTTTTCGGCCACGAAAAGGGGGCCTTCACCGGCGCCGACCAGACCAAAATCGGCAAACTGGAATACGCGGCCGGCGGCTCCATCTTTCTCGATGAAATCGGCGACATGCCGCTGGACCTGCAGGCCAAGCTGCTGCGGGTGCTGCAGGAGGAAGAGTTCACCCGGGTGGGCGGCCTGGAAACTCTCCCTCTCAAGGCCCGGATCATCGCCGCCACCCATTGCGACCTGCCCCGCCTGGTCCAGGAAGGGCGCTTCCGCGAGGACCTCTGGTACCGGCTCAGCGTTTCCACGATTCGCTTGCCGCCGCTGAGGGACCGGCGCAGCGATATCCCGCTGCTGACCGAAGTCCTGCTGACCCGCATTACCCAGCGTCTGCAATGCCGCCGGCCCCGGTTGAGCGGTTCGGCGCTGCGCAAGTTGCAGGCCCACAACTGGCCCGGCAACATCCGCGAACTGGAAAACGTCCTCACCCGGGCCGTGGCCTTGAGTGTTGATCCGGTGCTGGTGGCCGACGATCTGCAACTGGAGCCCCCGGCCGCCGGCCGGCCCGAGAGCAAGGAAGAACTCCTGAGCCTGGCGGCGGCAGAGAAACGCCACGTGGAACGGACCTTGGCGGCCGTGGACTGGAACATCAGCCAAGCCGCCCGCCGGCTGGCGGTTTCCCCCACCACCCTGCGCAAAAAGATCCGCGATTACCAACTGCAAAACCCCTTCACCCCCCCCTCTTCTTAA
- a CDS encoding sensor histidine kinase, which produces MKGDMGCRVANLAATGGIWSKIRACVLIALAGYCLATLAGFYASCQQTGRLSQLLEIHYPLAGQGVEAAAKSQLELAYYHEALVSGSVGTLAEAERLSVQVQELLAEMLTLATREDDGDPVAARIANLQRWHEQYLRRVQANFALPEAGEEWAVSQQELTELAVMKDDLQQQFLALAGQLSAKVKGLVELERDRAQRHNLYLGLFFVLVLVITMAISRCFALRQLIEPLQGVRQLVDRYARKRDAGSPPQGRTDDEIFQLAEAIWHLLRELDQTTVTRDYVDSILRQMNGCFMLLDAEQKLLKINDYTGKLLGYGEDEMVGRPLSDFVAPGSAIRFARLASDLLTAGKEVDNLEIALQTKEGQAVSVLFSATSPVLGEQDKGEIVCLAHDLTQRKKAEEMLRRVAVERATAKSAALAAVGELTAGLTHEMRNPLSSIRMNTQLLQQSTRLLQQGLQRPELVELAEISRQQALRLEKMLNDLLGYGKPLTLRLGLIRMGELLQSVVEAVEVEREQAGVQLAVDDQTDDCRMELDGELMIRALSNLVLNAIQWSPQGQTVELLARFGENSDDGAKQVVFEVRDHGPGVTAEKRHRLFQPFFTTRSGGTGMGLANVKKIVEYHGGTVSAANLPAGGAVFRLELPLVIPS; this is translated from the coding sequence ATGAAGGGAGATATGGGGTGCAGAGTGGCGAATCTGGCCGCCACCGGTGGGATCTGGAGCAAGATACGCGCCTGCGTGTTGATTGCCCTGGCCGGTTACTGCCTGGCCACCCTGGCCGGCTTTTACGCCAGTTGCCAGCAGACCGGCCGCCTGAGCCAACTGCTGGAAATCCATTACCCTTTGGCCGGACAAGGGGTGGAAGCAGCGGCCAAGTCGCAATTGGAACTGGCTTACTACCACGAAGCATTGGTCTCCGGCAGCGTGGGAACACTGGCCGAGGCCGAGCGGTTGAGCGTGCAGGTGCAGGAACTGCTGGCGGAAATGCTGACCCTTGCGACCCGTGAGGATGATGGCGATCCGGTGGCTGCCCGGATCGCCAACCTGCAGCGCTGGCATGAGCAGTACCTCCGCCGGGTCCAGGCCAATTTCGCACTCCCGGAAGCGGGGGAAGAGTGGGCGGTCAGTCAGCAGGAGCTTACGGAACTGGCGGTGATGAAAGATGATCTGCAGCAACAGTTCCTGGCCCTGGCCGGGCAGTTGAGCGCTAAAGTCAAAGGGCTGGTAGAGCTGGAAAGGGATCGGGCGCAACGCCATAATTTGTACCTGGGCCTGTTTTTCGTGCTGGTCCTGGTGATCACCATGGCGATCAGTCGTTGTTTCGCCCTGCGCCAACTGATTGAGCCCTTGCAGGGCGTCCGGCAGTTGGTGGACCGTTATGCCCGCAAACGGGACGCCGGCTCGCCGCCCCAAGGCCGGACGGACGATGAAATCTTTCAATTGGCCGAGGCGATCTGGCATTTGCTCCGGGAACTGGATCAGACCACGGTGACCCGGGATTACGTCGACAGTATCCTGCGCCAGATGAATGGCTGTTTCATGCTGCTGGATGCCGAACAGAAGCTGCTGAAAATCAATGACTACACCGGTAAGCTACTGGGCTATGGCGAGGATGAAATGGTGGGGCGGCCGCTCAGCGATTTTGTGGCCCCCGGCAGCGCGATCCGTTTTGCCCGACTGGCATCGGATCTGCTGACCGCCGGCAAGGAAGTGGACAACCTGGAGATAGCCCTGCAAACTAAAGAAGGGCAAGCGGTTTCCGTTCTTTTCTCCGCCACCTCACCGGTGCTGGGCGAGCAGGACAAGGGCGAAATTGTTTGCCTGGCCCATGATCTTACCCAGCGCAAAAAAGCCGAAGAGATGTTGCGGCGGGTGGCCGTGGAACGGGCGACCGCCAAATCGGCGGCACTGGCGGCGGTCGGGGAACTGACGGCGGGATTGACCCACGAGATGCGCAACCCCCTTTCTTCAATTCGGATGAACACCCAACTGCTGCAACAATCCACCCGCCTGCTGCAACAGGGGCTGCAGCGGCCGGAACTGGTCGAGCTGGCGGAGATCAGCCGCCAGCAGGCCCTGCGCCTGGAAAAAATGCTTAATGATCTGCTGGGTTACGGCAAACCTCTGACCCTGCGCCTGGGCCTGATCCGCATGGGGGAACTGCTGCAAAGCGTGGTCGAGGCCGTTGAGGTGGAACGGGAACAGGCCGGCGTGCAACTTGCCGTTGACGATCAAACCGACGATTGCAGGATGGAACTGGACGGGGAATTGATGATCAGGGCGCTGAGCAACCTGGTGCTGAATGCCATCCAGTGGTCACCCCAGGGACAAACGGTGGAACTGTTGGCCCGCTTCGGGGAAAACAGCGATGACGGGGCCAAACAGGTGGTATTCGAGGTGCGGGATCATGGCCCGGGGGTTACGGCGGAAAAGCGGCACCGGCTGTTTCAACCCTTTTTCACCACCCGCAGCGGTGGTACCGGGATGGGGCTGGCAAATGTCAAAAAGATCGTGGAGTATCATGGCGGTACCGTGAGCGCCGCCAACCTTCCGGCCGGTGGCGCGGTGTTCCGCCTGGAACTGCCGCTGGTGATTCCCAGTTAA
- the ccsB gene encoding c-type cytochrome biogenesis protein CcsB: MESAQLLNLTTFAYLASAILYVAILVYGSKNKTLGLTATLVTMGALLLSTMGILLRWHEAVQLGFGYYAPFSNMYESLVFFAWCIALAYLVLEFTYKNQTLGAFAMPFAFLAQAFAEYWPQWNQDLRPLLPALQSNWLIAHVIASFVGYAAWAIAFGMAVMYLAKARNVARSGLPEGTPFFAALPSLKVIDEVIYKTIFFGFLWFTVGGLVFGAIWANSAWGTYWSWDPKETWSLITWFIYAATLHVRYTRGWSGKKIAWLAVLGFASTLFTYYGVNFMLSGLHSYG, encoded by the coding sequence ATGGAAAGTGCGCAACTGCTCAATCTCACCACCTTTGCCTATCTGGCCTCGGCGATCCTCTATGTCGCGATCCTGGTTTACGGTAGCAAAAACAAAACCCTGGGGCTGACCGCCACCCTGGTCACCATGGGAGCCCTGCTGCTCAGCACCATGGGCATCCTGCTACGCTGGCACGAAGCCGTGCAACTGGGCTTCGGTTACTACGCCCCCTTCTCTAACATGTACGAATCGCTGGTCTTCTTTGCCTGGTGCATCGCCCTGGCTTATCTGGTCCTGGAGTTTACGTACAAGAACCAGACCCTGGGGGCGTTTGCCATGCCCTTTGCCTTCCTGGCCCAGGCCTTTGCCGAGTACTGGCCCCAGTGGAACCAGGACCTGCGCCCCCTGCTGCCGGCCCTGCAGAGCAATTGGCTGATCGCCCATGTAATCGCCAGTTTTGTCGGCTACGCCGCCTGGGCCATCGCCTTCGGCATGGCGGTGATGTACCTGGCCAAGGCCCGCAATGTGGCAAGAAGCGGTCTGCCCGAGGGTACCCCCTTTTTCGCCGCCCTGCCCAGCCTGAAGGTGATCGATGAGGTGATTTACAAGACCATCTTCTTCGGCTTTCTCTGGTTCACCGTGGGGGGGCTGGTCTTCGGCGCCATCTGGGCCAACTCGGCCTGGGGCACCTACTGGAGTTGGGATCCCAAGGAAACCTGGTCGTTGATTACCTGGTTTATCTATGCCGCCACCCTCCATGTACGCTACACCCGGGGCTGGAGCGGCAAAAAGATCGCCTGGCTGGCGGTGCTGGGTTTTGCCTCCACCCTGTTCACCTACTACGGGGTCAACTTTATGTTGTCCGGCCTGCACAGCTATGGTTGA